A window from Kovacikia minuta CCNUW1 encodes these proteins:
- a CDS encoding homoserine dehydrogenase, translated as MAFKIGLLGLGTVGTGTVQILLNPAQRHPLLQELEIYRVGVRSLDKARTVELPTDRLTTDLEAIVTDPNVDIVVEVIGGLEPARSLMLQAIAHGKHVVTANKAAIARYGDEIFTAASKAGVYVLLEAAVGGGIPVIEPLKQSLCSNRIHTVTGIINGTTNYILTRMQREGADFAAVLADAQRLGYAEADPTADVDGLDAADKIAILASLAFGGRIKLPEVHCEGIRQVSAADIAYAEKLGFVIKLLATAKRSSQPQPDAPEQLQVRVHPTLVPKIHPLASVNDVYNAILIEGDPVGQVMFFGPGAGSGPTASAVVADILNIAALLKLGRGCATQSDGTPLLDPLLACSHQHYCAIAPITDLITRFYARFLTEDTPGVIGKLGTCFGAHNVSLESVVQTDVRGDQAEIVVVTHNVCEGDFRKALDEIHAMEAVSRVASTLRVLETTESK; from the coding sequence GTGGCGTTCAAAATTGGGTTGCTGGGTCTGGGAACGGTGGGAACTGGGACGGTGCAGATTTTGCTGAACCCGGCGCAACGCCATCCATTATTACAGGAGTTGGAGATTTACCGGGTGGGGGTACGATCGCTCGACAAAGCCCGTACCGTAGAACTGCCAACTGATCGACTGACCACTGACCTGGAAGCGATTGTCACCGATCCAAATGTGGATATTGTGGTGGAGGTAATTGGTGGGTTGGAGCCTGCCCGATCGCTGATGCTTCAGGCAATTGCCCACGGGAAGCATGTGGTGACCGCAAACAAAGCTGCGATCGCCCGCTACGGGGATGAGATCTTTACCGCTGCCTCTAAAGCGGGGGTTTATGTGTTGCTGGAAGCGGCTGTTGGTGGCGGCATTCCGGTGATTGAACCATTGAAACAATCCCTCTGCTCTAACCGCATTCATACCGTTACAGGCATCATCAACGGCACCACCAATTACATCCTGACCCGGATGCAGCGCGAGGGAGCAGACTTTGCTGCTGTTCTGGCAGATGCCCAACGGTTGGGATATGCGGAGGCAGACCCGACCGCAGATGTGGATGGACTGGATGCGGCAGACAAAATCGCGATTCTGGCATCCCTCGCTTTTGGTGGACGGATTAAGCTGCCGGAAGTTCACTGCGAAGGCATTCGGCAGGTCAGTGCGGCAGATATCGCCTATGCCGAGAAATTGGGCTTTGTAATTAAGTTGCTGGCGACAGCAAAACGAAGTTCCCAACCCCAACCCGACGCTCCAGAGCAGTTGCAGGTGCGGGTACATCCCACCCTGGTGCCCAAAATCCATCCCCTTGCCAGTGTCAACGATGTTTACAATGCCATCCTGATTGAAGGCGATCCGGTGGGACAGGTGATGTTTTTTGGTCCCGGAGCCGGATCGGGGCCAACCGCCAGTGCAGTTGTGGCGGATATTCTCAATATTGCAGCGTTGCTGAAACTGGGGCGGGGCTGTGCTACCCAATCGGACGGTACCCCCCTACTTGATCCGCTGCTTGCCTGTTCCCACCAACACTACTGTGCGATCGCTCCCATCACAGACCTGATCACCCGCTTCTACGCCCGCTTTTTGACCGAAGATACCCCTGGGGTGATTGGGAAGCTTGGCACCTGCTTTGGTGCCCACAACGTTAGCCTGGAATCGGTTGTGCAGACAGATGTGCGCGGTGATCAAGCGGAAATTGTTGTGGTCACTCACAATGTCTGTGAAGGTGATTTTCGCAAAGCACTGGATGAAATTCACGCAATGGAAGCAGTCAGTCGTGTGGCAAGCACCCTGAGAGTTCTTGAGACAACCGAATCAAAATGA
- a CDS encoding DUF4926 domain-containing protein encodes MKAQIYDQITTLTDIRVDFGSRIIPKGTLGTVVECYQQPEGYAVDLAIPDERLVGNFEYENVTLNPEQFAVLSQNTETVDIGIW; translated from the coding sequence ATGAAAGCCCAAATTTATGATCAGATCACAACTTTGACAGATATTCGGGTAGATTTTGGCAGTCGGATTATCCCTAAAGGAACTTTGGGAACAGTTGTGGAATGCTACCAGCAGCCCGAAGGCTATGCCGTTGACCTGGCGATTCCTGATGAACGGTTGGTTGGCAATTTTGAATACGAAAATGTTACTCTGAATCCTGAGCAGTTTGCCGTTCTTAGCCAGAATACCGAGACAGTTGATATTGGGATTTGGTAG
- a CDS encoding DUF6883 domain-containing protein, with the protein MSWSFGQSLPNAQNAEIDPRKFEEYSMNPDNPANQGKWMAFEAIGYDVRDIGNRRIAAGNVISQLRQKLTEVSAFQRQPSIYGLRFEVQVVIQGPNGKVGNLLTIWQIDNGAETPRLITNWLTVYR; encoded by the coding sequence GTGAGTTGGAGTTTTGGTCAGTCTCTACCCAACGCTCAAAATGCTGAAATTGATCCTCGAAAATTTGAGGAATACTCCATGAACCCGGACAATCCTGCTAATCAGGGGAAATGGATGGCGTTTGAAGCAATTGGGTATGATGTGAGAGATATTGGCAATCGGAGGATTGCAGCAGGAAATGTAATTAGCCAACTGAGGCAAAAGCTTACAGAAGTGTCTGCATTTCAAAGGCAACCCAGTATTTACGGATTGAGATTTGAAGTTCAAGTTGTCATTCAGGGACCAAACGGGAAAGTAGGAAACTTGTTGACCATCTGGCAGATTGATAATGGAGCAGAAACACCAAGGCTAATTACGAATTGGCTTACAGTATATCGATGA
- a CDS encoding transposase: MTIAQREQQIHRVKAVSFQPELDEALEQALREAVISAVKITLESALKEELKAELAKMGDDRPRRSGYFQRRLDTQYGQVKDLRVPKLRERNPEREWQILQRYQRGLGNLLNWLCCLYVMGLSLRDLQEALYFLIGHVLSRSAVNQVTLQIQQHLDTRRLAPIGKTPAILIVDGVWVEIQYTREAFKLDRAGHLRQSRQAEERVILAVLAVWEDGSYEILHYEIASDEGEAEWEALFEHLIARGLQADAVKLVVSDGSLGLPKALKKTLPQAQQQRCITHKIRGIERYLSYEDLPKTDEQEQPLKREDAKRQRRFEIASEAYQIYNAETLEQARQRLEQFITKWETQEPKAIQVFQRDLELTLTFYQFAPNLHRHIRTTNHLERLFREFRTKSDEIGAFPHETSCLTVFFLVIERDHAKHDRKTVAKNS; this comes from the coding sequence ATGACCATAGCCCAACGAGAACAACAAATCCATCGAGTCAAAGCCGTCAGTTTTCAACCTGAACTGGATGAGGCGTTAGAACAGGCCCTCAGAGAGGCCGTCATCAGTGCCGTCAAAATCACCTTGGAGAGCGCACTGAAAGAGGAACTCAAGGCAGAACTAGCCAAAATGGGAGACGATCGACCTCGACGTTCCGGGTATTTTCAACGGAGACTCGATACCCAGTATGGCCAGGTGAAGGATTTGCGAGTTCCGAAATTACGAGAACGCAACCCAGAACGAGAGTGGCAGATTCTCCAACGTTACCAACGGGGCTTAGGCAACCTGCTCAACTGGTTGTGTTGTTTGTATGTGATGGGACTGTCGTTGAGAGATTTGCAAGAGGCGCTATATTTTCTCATAGGACATGTGCTTTCCCGCAGTGCTGTGAACCAAGTCACCCTCCAGATTCAGCAACACTTAGACACTCGTCGCTTAGCCCCGATTGGCAAAACCCCTGCGATATTAATCGTCGATGGGGTGTGGGTAGAGATTCAATATACCCGAGAAGCGTTTAAGCTAGACCGGGCAGGACATCTGCGACAAAGTCGGCAGGCCGAAGAACGGGTAATTTTGGCAGTTCTAGCCGTCTGGGAGGATGGGTCTTATGAAATCCTGCATTATGAGATTGCCTCCGACGAAGGAGAAGCAGAGTGGGAGGCCTTGTTTGAGCATTTAATCGCCCGAGGACTGCAAGCCGATGCGGTGAAATTAGTGGTCAGTGATGGCAGTTTGGGATTGCCCAAGGCGTTGAAAAAGACCTTGCCCCAGGCCCAACAGCAACGCTGTATCACGCACAAAATCCGAGGGATTGAGCGCTATTTGAGTTATGAGGATTTGCCGAAAACCGATGAGCAGGAACAACCCCTGAAGCGGGAAGATGCCAAACGGCAGCGTCGATTTGAAATTGCCTCTGAGGCTTATCAAATCTACAATGCAGAGACTTTGGAGCAGGCAAGGCAACGGTTAGAGCAATTCATCACCAAATGGGAAACACAAGAACCCAAAGCCATCCAAGTCTTTCAACGCGATCTAGAGTTGACCCTGACTTTCTATCAATTTGCACCAAACCTGCATCGGCATATTCGCACCACTAATCATTTGGAGCGGCTATTTCGAGAATTTCGCACCAAGTCAGATGAAATTGGGGCATTCCCGCATGAAACGAGTTGCCTCACTGTCTTTTTCCTCGTGATTGAGCGTGATCATGCCAAACATGACCGTAAAACCGTGGCGAAAAATTCGTGA
- a CDS encoding tetratricopeptide repeat protein, which yields MSRVALLIGVSRYPPGLNPLPKVQKDVEVLRRVLKRPEFKCKPVVCLSDRPLTEMQEAIETFFKQCHPDDQVIFLWAGYVFQEADARLYFAAPETKPDEQGNLIKALSIPASFVQEAMNRSPAQQQMLVLDCQFRQTFDHPPATEAPVDLQTQLGGDQRVILTASAWTHHFTEPEDLNTWSYSRYLADGIETGAADMDSNGVLTPEDLHNYVKRKLKVAAPATDAQIYGNEEIARSPFLEVAVQDAAVCYRKILEDLVQHQEAGAIVSTFLAHRNFLDDIKHGLGLPPREAAAIELQTLQPVRDYQQRRQSYEEKVSGTLLGQAVSNPQNRLHLKQIQKTLGLTDSDTAAIDAAPYVVEQKMQREQYQKNLASYEQILLAAMRRQFPLAEGDRHVLQRLEHALQLKTEDVQAVQTRLTAQMQRLGDAPTSLPVSQMETEPPVELDPNSTNLWATPPIDSRRPAAQPNSPPPQVEQFPKVEQPSRDDTVPPHLVKPVSFSSPESQTTPEISNRLPDIAPRPNAPPQPEVPSPGSPAPPAMSPPTKASATKTSARSYTALIIPGVLLAAIVGTLAAMWSSANFPKLLGGGSQPQPNPTNAQPPLQQATSYTKLGITAQGIGDADAAIRYYNEAIDLLSENCKQPTDSTTNATAAAANNSSAECRLLARAYNNRSYSHFWQKDFSRARSDAEQALALEPSLGEARINLANARFKQGDRAGAINDYDQAIQANLSNTLKAGAYNNRGNVHFAENRLQAAIQDYNQAIKLNQEYADAFFNRGLASSSSNPTSAINDFQTAARLYQGKQDFKQADEATRKATELQQKPSNQTPLPPTDNATPKG from the coding sequence ATGTCCAGGGTAGCGTTATTAATTGGGGTGAGCAGGTACCCACCGGGTTTGAACCCGCTACCAAAGGTTCAAAAAGATGTGGAGGTTTTGAGGCGCGTCCTGAAACGGCCAGAGTTTAAGTGTAAGCCTGTGGTATGCCTGAGCGATCGTCCCCTAACCGAGATGCAGGAGGCGATCGAAACATTCTTCAAACAGTGCCATCCGGATGATCAGGTGATTTTTCTCTGGGCTGGCTACGTGTTTCAGGAAGCGGATGCTAGGCTTTATTTTGCGGCTCCAGAAACAAAACCAGATGAGCAGGGGAACCTGATCAAAGCCTTGAGTATTCCAGCCAGCTTTGTGCAGGAAGCCATGAACCGCAGCCCTGCCCAACAGCAGATGTTGGTTTTGGACTGCCAGTTTCGCCAAACCTTTGATCATCCCCCCGCAACTGAAGCACCCGTTGATTTGCAAACCCAGTTAGGGGGCGATCAACGGGTAATTTTAACCGCTTCTGCCTGGACGCATCATTTTACGGAACCAGAAGATTTAAATACCTGGAGCTATAGCCGCTACCTGGCAGACGGCATTGAAACAGGGGCGGCAGACATGGATAGCAACGGCGTTCTTACGCCTGAAGATCTGCACAATTATGTCAAACGGAAGCTAAAGGTTGCGGCTCCGGCAACGGATGCCCAAATCTATGGTAACGAGGAGATTGCCAGATCTCCTTTCCTGGAGGTTGCTGTTCAGGATGCAGCCGTCTGCTATCGCAAAATCCTGGAAGACCTTGTGCAGCACCAGGAAGCAGGAGCGATCGTGTCAACCTTTCTGGCCCATCGTAATTTTTTGGATGATATCAAACATGGACTGGGATTGCCCCCCAGGGAAGCAGCAGCCATAGAGTTGCAAACGCTTCAGCCCGTGCGAGACTATCAGCAGCGGCGTCAGTCCTATGAAGAGAAAGTTTCGGGAACCCTGCTGGGTCAAGCTGTATCTAATCCTCAGAACCGTCTACATTTAAAGCAGATCCAAAAAACACTTGGATTGACGGATAGTGATACGGCTGCGATCGACGCTGCCCCTTACGTAGTCGAACAAAAGATGCAGCGAGAACAGTATCAAAAAAATCTGGCGTCCTATGAGCAAATTTTGCTGGCAGCGATGCGGCGTCAATTTCCGCTGGCAGAGGGCGATCGACATGTGCTTCAGCGGCTAGAGCATGCACTTCAGCTTAAAACAGAAGATGTGCAAGCGGTTCAGACCCGCCTAACGGCACAGATGCAACGGTTGGGAGATGCGCCCACATCGCTGCCAGTATCCCAGATGGAAACGGAACCTCCTGTTGAGTTAGACCCCAATTCAACCAACCTGTGGGCAACTCCCCCAATAGACTCACGGAGACCTGCCGCCCAACCCAACTCTCCCCCCCCTCAGGTTGAGCAATTCCCCAAGGTTGAGCAACCCTCAAGAGACGACACGGTCCCCCCCCACCTGGTGAAACCAGTATCGTTTAGTTCCCCAGAGTCCCAAACGACGCCGGAGATATCAAACCGTCTGCCCGACATCGCCCCCCGGCCAAATGCACCGCCGCAACCGGAGGTGCCATCCCCTGGTTCACCCGCGCCCCCTGCCATGAGTCCCCCCACGAAAGCATCTGCTACCAAAACATCTGCCAGGTCATACACTGCCCTGATTATTCCGGGAGTTTTGCTGGCAGCGATCGTGGGCACACTGGCAGCGATGTGGTCCTCAGCAAATTTTCCGAAACTATTGGGTGGCGGCTCTCAACCGCAGCCCAACCCAACCAACGCCCAACCGCCTTTACAACAAGCAACTAGCTACACCAAACTTGGAATCACTGCCCAGGGAATTGGGGATGCGGACGCTGCAATCCGGTATTACAACGAGGCGATCGACCTCTTAAGTGAAAACTGTAAACAGCCTACCGATTCAACCACGAACGCTACCGCTGCTGCTGCTAATAATTCCTCGGCTGAATGTCGGTTATTGGCACGGGCATACAACAATCGCAGCTACTCTCATTTCTGGCAAAAAGATTTTAGCCGAGCACGCAGTGATGCGGAACAAGCGCTTGCCCTCGAACCCAGTTTAGGTGAAGCGCGGATTAACCTGGCAAATGCTCGCTTTAAGCAGGGCGATCGGGCAGGAGCCATCAACGATTACGATCAGGCGATTCAGGCTAACCTCTCTAATACCCTAAAAGCCGGTGCCTACAACAACCGGGGCAATGTCCATTTTGCTGAAAATCGCCTTCAGGCTGCCATTCAAGACTATAACCAGGCGATTAAGCTCAATCAAGAGTATGCTGACGCCTTCTTTAATCGGGGGCTTGCCTCTTCTAGTAGCAACCCGACCAGTGCAATCAATGATTTTCAGACGGCTGCCAGGCTTTACCAGGGGAAACAAGACTTTAAGCAAGCTGACGAAGCGACTCGAAAAGCGACCGAACTTCAACAGAAACCCTCAAACCAAACCCCGCTCCCACCGACAGACAATGCGACACCGAAGGGATGA
- the prmC gene encoding peptide chain release factor N(5)-glutamine methyltransferase — protein MSDANIPFNQLSSQVLRREFSVAGQELWEWRKAAQSEAIAAHIPPQEIDWFLQELAGLDRLSLRLESFRDRATIPLKHPFWELKSLWQRRLNERIPVQYLTGIAPWRQFCLKVAPAVLIPRPETECLIDLAIAAVEKAEARSQEGVQTSKFKIQTSSPTSHSPLPTPLSSGHWADLGTGSGAIALGLATAFPEAVIHAVDCSPEALAIARANARTYQLEHRIQFYQGSWLQPLEHLKGKLSCIISNPPYIPSQLVLELQPEVTRHEPHLALNGGPDGLDAIRHLVATAPAYLHADGILLFEMMAGQASSVTQLLQQQGSYYPIQIFPDLAGIERFALAYRS, from the coding sequence ATGTCTGACGCTAATATTCCCTTTAATCAGCTCTCGTCTCAAGTTCTGAGGCGGGAGTTTTCTGTTGCAGGACAAGAATTATGGGAGTGGCGTAAGGCGGCGCAGTCTGAGGCGATCGCTGCCCATATCCCCCCTCAGGAAATCGATTGGTTTTTGCAAGAACTTGCCGGACTGGATCGGCTGTCACTACGGCTGGAATCATTTCGCGATCGGGCAACCATTCCCCTGAAACACCCCTTTTGGGAATTGAAAAGCCTCTGGCAACGACGCCTAAACGAGCGCATTCCCGTCCAGTATCTAACAGGGATTGCTCCCTGGCGACAGTTTTGCCTCAAAGTGGCTCCCGCAGTGCTCATTCCCCGGCCAGAGACGGAATGTTTGATTGATCTGGCGATCGCGGCAGTGGAGAAGGCAGAAGCCAGAAGCCAGGAAGGAGTTCAAACTTCAAAATTCAAAATTCAGACCTCTTCCCCCACGTCCCACTCCCCACTCCCCACTCCCCTATCAAGTGGGCATTGGGCAGATCTCGGCACCGGCAGCGGCGCGATCGCCCTGGGATTGGCAACCGCATTTCCTGAAGCAGTGATACATGCTGTGGATTGCAGCCCAGAGGCACTGGCGATCGCCAGGGCAAATGCGAGAACGTATCAGTTGGAACATCGCATTCAGTTCTACCAGGGTTCCTGGTTACAACCCCTGGAACACCTCAAAGGCAAACTCAGCTGCATTATATCGAACCCTCCCTACATTCCCAGCCAATTGGTATTAGAACTGCAACCGGAAGTCACTCGGCATGAGCCTCACCTGGCGTTGAATGGCGGACCCGATGGACTGGATGCCATTCGCCACCTGGTTGCAACTGCTCCCGCCTACCTCCATGCCGATGGCATTCTCCTGTTCGAAATGATGGCAGGACAGGCAAGTTCCGTTACCCAACTGTTGCAACAACAGGGTAGCTATTACCCGATCCAAATCTTTCCTGACCTGGCTGGAATTGAGCGGTTTGCGCTGGCATATAGGAGTTAG
- a CDS encoding Tic22 family protein, whose amino-acid sequence MAKGGKEKGYLTIQQGNQSVIPMFFKKEELQALVDKFKQQQPNMASTIEIQVLNLEGLIEVLRTKNDPQLNQVMLVPSQEAITYVQSLGGSKQPGNQPKPASTAPANKPAPAAPKK is encoded by the coding sequence GTGGCAAAGGGTGGCAAGGAAAAAGGTTATCTAACCATTCAACAGGGCAACCAGTCTGTGATTCCGATGTTTTTCAAGAAAGAGGAATTGCAAGCACTGGTGGATAAGTTCAAGCAACAGCAACCCAATATGGCTTCCACCATTGAGATCCAGGTGTTGAACCTGGAGGGTTTAATTGAAGTGTTGCGTACCAAGAACGATCCCCAACTGAATCAGGTGATGCTGGTTCCCTCCCAGGAGGCGATTACCTATGTCCAATCTCTAGGGGGTAGTAAGCAACCGGGTAACCAGCCCAAACCTGCGTCCACCGCACCTGCAAACAAACCCGCACCTGCGGCACCCAAGAAGTAG
- a CDS encoding Tic22 family protein, translating into MKSLIRWSTTVGLVGSVLMGSVLTGALQALALPQDQILQKLRSVPVFTIANAQGAPLVASPPQGQKGPAVAGVFISQKDAQAFLETLKTKNPELAKGVTVVPVSLAEVYQLQQSNKDKPEGLGFAFVPSKQEVGIAVDLLKKSGQQVQNF; encoded by the coding sequence ATGAAATCATTGATTCGCTGGAGTACAACGGTTGGTCTGGTCGGAAGTGTCCTGATGGGGTCAGTTCTGACGGGTGCACTACAAGCGCTTGCGCTCCCACAAGATCAGATTCTCCAGAAGTTGCGTTCAGTCCCCGTGTTTACGATCGCGAACGCTCAAGGTGCACCCCTGGTCGCATCTCCACCTCAAGGTCAAAAGGGACCAGCGGTTGCAGGCGTCTTCATTAGCCAAAAAGATGCCCAGGCATTTTTAGAAACGCTAAAAACCAAAAACCCTGAATTGGCAAAAGGGGTTACCGTTGTACCCGTTTCTCTCGCAGAAGTTTACCAACTTCAACAGTCCAATAAGGATAAACCCGAAGGTCTAGGATTTGCCTTTGTCCCCTCTAAGCAGGAAGTGGGAATTGCCGTGGATCTGTTGAAGAAAAGCGGTCAGCAGGTTCAGAATTTCTAA
- a CDS encoding ABC transporter substrate-binding protein, with protein MPLNRRRDWWGIVPPAVFGRNRGKQRAKGEGTGEAEMKKQRKMGWSKITLLGLLFVAGCQGEEPPKRLKIATLLPITGDLAAYGASMQDSARLLVDRVNSCGGALGQPVELSTQDDQTDPAAGASAMTKLAEVDQVAGVVGAASSAVSSAAVEIAVRNQVMMISPASTSPVFSDRARKGDYNGFWARTAPPDTFQGEALAKLAKARGFQSVAVLAINNDYGNGLLSAFIPSFEKLGGKVTNKSNPTRYPPDSATFDSVVSAAFKGEPDAVLLIAYPDTGSLILKTAYEQGFLGKKTKIMATDGLKEAKIAEQIGKNSQGEYLAVGMLGTAPSAGGQALKSFRDLIHRSVPAAAKGV; from the coding sequence ATGCCTCTGAATCGAAGACGAGACTGGTGGGGAATTGTTCCACCCGCGGTTTTTGGGCGTAACCGTGGTAAGCAGAGAGCAAAAGGTGAAGGGACGGGAGAAGCGGAGATGAAGAAGCAAAGGAAAATGGGCTGGAGCAAAATTACTTTGCTTGGGCTACTGTTCGTTGCTGGTTGCCAGGGGGAGGAACCTCCAAAACGATTAAAAATTGCGACCCTGTTGCCCATTACAGGGGATCTTGCTGCCTATGGTGCCTCAATGCAGGACAGCGCGCGGCTATTGGTCGATCGTGTTAACAGTTGTGGAGGAGCGCTGGGGCAACCCGTGGAACTGAGCACCCAGGATGACCAAACCGACCCGGCAGCAGGTGCCTCGGCAATGACCAAGTTGGCTGAAGTAGACCAGGTGGCAGGAGTGGTGGGAGCTGCATCCAGTGCTGTTTCGAGTGCAGCCGTGGAAATTGCCGTGCGTAACCAGGTGATGATGATTTCTCCTGCCAGTACCAGTCCTGTGTTTAGCGATCGGGCACGCAAGGGAGACTACAACGGTTTTTGGGCACGCACCGCACCGCCCGACACGTTTCAAGGAGAAGCCCTGGCAAAACTGGCAAAGGCAAGAGGGTTCCAGTCTGTAGCGGTTCTGGCAATTAACAACGACTACGGCAATGGCTTGCTGTCTGCCTTTATTCCCAGCTTTGAAAAGTTAGGCGGCAAGGTGACAAACAAATCCAACCCCACCCGCTATCCTCCAGACAGCGCAACCTTTGACTCAGTGGTCAGCGCAGCATTCAAGGGTGAACCCGACGCGGTTCTACTCATTGCCTATCCAGATACGGGTAGCCTCATTCTTAAAACGGCTTACGAACAGGGTTTTTTGGGCAAAAAAACAAAAATCATGGCAACGGATGGCTTGAAGGAAGCCAAAATTGCCGAACAGATCGGCAAAAATTCGCAGGGAGAATATCTCGCTGTAGGCATGCTGGGAACAGCCCCCAGTGCGGGAGGACAAGCACTGAAAAGCTTTCGGGATCTTATTCACCGCTCAGTACCAGCGGCAGCCAAAGGTGTATGA
- a CDS encoding protein kinase domain-containing protein — MSYQSQQDNPDSVVGKRYKLISQLGVGGFGQTFLAQDLHLPDRPRCVVKRLLGRASNTKHLQTARRLFNTEAKVLYQLGKHSQIPSLFAHFEENQEFYLVQEFVEGESLTRQIVKGKPWSEDRVVLLLRDILQILEFVHQQQVIHRDIKPSNLIRRRRDGKLVLIDFGAVKQVTIQSTATDTKSDLTIAIGTQGYVPNEQLAGKPRYCSDVYAVGLVGIQALTGVSATDLEDDDQTGEIDWRMHAPTVSSELATILDGMVCYDFRDRFQAAGEALEALQNLSTKIIEPEAQPLAEAITLLSPARLEATEPEQVTSEMERDGVRMFAPTDTQDETLTLDGSDLSIVPSEQFHDSQQLTTPALLGDLKEGLEKLVSRRVAILTGLAVAGVALLSVKWGTLQPISTFTPFSSAVSGLTGSKSLPLASPQPAVANQPGSLLDQANQLRQQRQYKQALALYDQVINLKPNMAQAYWGRCDSLVSLNQPSAAIVACNDALDLNPDYSEALWSKGKALKQQQRIIEALNLFEQATALKPNFFDAWVDRGMALQEVGRSVEAIEALDQAIALNRNSAEAWSTKGAALWNLGRFDAAVNSLDKALQIQPNAVNARALREQAKAQLGY, encoded by the coding sequence ATGAGTTATCAATCTCAACAGGACAATCCTGACTCTGTTGTGGGTAAACGGTACAAACTGATTAGTCAGCTAGGAGTGGGTGGGTTTGGTCAAACATTTCTGGCACAGGACCTGCACTTGCCCGATCGTCCCCGCTGTGTCGTCAAGCGTCTGCTGGGGCGGGCAAGCAACACCAAACATTTACAAACAGCCAGGCGGCTGTTTAATACGGAAGCCAAGGTGCTTTACCAATTGGGCAAACATAGTCAGATTCCGTCACTGTTTGCCCACTTTGAGGAAAATCAAGAATTTTATTTGGTTCAAGAGTTTGTTGAAGGGGAATCGCTGACACGGCAGATTGTTAAGGGGAAGCCCTGGTCTGAGGATCGGGTCGTTTTGCTGTTACGGGATATCTTGCAAATTCTTGAGTTTGTCCACCAACAACAAGTCATTCACCGGGACATCAAACCTTCTAATTTAATCCGCCGCCGTCGGGATGGAAAGTTGGTTTTGATTGATTTTGGGGCGGTCAAGCAGGTCACAATCCAGAGCACTGCCACGGATACAAAATCCGATTTAACGATCGCGATTGGCACCCAGGGCTACGTCCCAAATGAACAATTAGCTGGGAAGCCCCGTTATTGTAGTGATGTTTACGCGGTTGGGCTGGTAGGGATTCAGGCCTTGACGGGAGTATCTGCCACAGACCTGGAGGATGATGACCAGACCGGCGAAATTGACTGGCGCATGCATGCACCTACAGTGAGTTCTGAACTGGCAACCATCCTGGATGGTATGGTGTGCTACGACTTCCGCGATCGCTTTCAGGCTGCGGGGGAAGCTCTGGAAGCTTTGCAAAATTTATCAACAAAAATTATTGAACCAGAAGCCCAACCCCTTGCGGAGGCAATTACGCTGCTCTCACCTGCTCGTCTGGAAGCCACTGAACCGGAACAGGTGACATCGGAAATGGAGAGGGATGGCGTTAGGATGTTTGCTCCAACCGATACTCAAGATGAGACTTTGACGCTAGATGGAAGCGATTTGTCGATCGTTCCTTCCGAGCAATTCCATGATTCCCAGCAACTGACCACTCCAGCCCTTTTAGGGGATCTGAAAGAAGGACTGGAAAAACTCGTATCCAGGCGGGTCGCCATTCTGACTGGGTTGGCAGTTGCAGGGGTAGCGCTGCTGTCAGTTAAATGGGGTACCCTTCAACCGATTAGCACCTTCACCCCTTTCAGTTCAGCGGTTAGCGGCTTAACCGGCTCTAAGAGTTTACCTTTGGCTTCTCCTCAGCCTGCTGTGGCTAATCAACCTGGCAGCCTTTTGGACCAGGCTAATCAACTACGGCAGCAGCGGCAATATAAGCAAGCACTGGCGCTTTATGATCAGGTGATTAATCTGAAGCCGAATATGGCTCAAGCTTACTGGGGACGGTGTGACAGTTTAGTGTCCTTGAACCAGCCCAGCGCGGCGATCGTCGCTTGTAATGATGCGCTCGATCTGAACCCGGATTATTCCGAAGCCCTCTGGAGTAAGGGGAAAGCGCTTAAGCAGCAACAACGCATCATTGAAGCGCTGAATTTATTCGAGCAGGCAACCGCGCTTAAACCCAATTTTTTTGATGCCTGGGTGGACCGGGGAATGGCACTTCAGGAAGTCGGGCGATCGGTGGAGGCAATTGAAGCCCTGGATCAGGCGATTGCACTCAACCGCAATTCGGCTGAAGCCTGGAGTACCAAAGGGGCTGCCTTGTGGAATTTGGGACGCTTTGACGCCGCGGTGAATTCTCTGGATAAGGCCTTACAGATTCAACCGAATGCGGTTAATGCCCGTGCCCTCCGAGAACAGGCTAAGGCACAGCTCGGTTATTAA